A window of the Tenebrio molitor chromosome 1, icTenMoli1.1, whole genome shotgun sequence genome harbors these coding sequences:
- the LOC138122458 gene encoding ras-GEF domain-containing family member 1B-like isoform X3 — protein sequence MDDPEIQETVESILGKGAKVVDCEKKSSIKEEEVLFINGMPVTLEGKDGLAIKQALITGQVPPCDLLNTLLIKTGILKAPVKLDTSLSVKSTTVTKEEVTVSRDGKVVDERSRETKEQNFYTSAITEVYEPIKIIPTAELVNGKYSNRKFNENGKYSDNNGYETGSDGKFESSSSASSCESEGPTYKPKTCLSKDSGHLSNSTSTNKVDFTPSSVDSFSSLDETDFLSDQFRKCTPFNGGNGYRKDFTPTIFGTVASDLTPKDCSNRRSLPQTPQTKSFSAVYNGEAVQENATDIALQQDNALVYRDGNLLSGSLEALIQHMVPTDIYYPDRAYLFAFLLSSRLFIKPHDLLARVRSLCETQQGLGSATGGGSHPGQARFAEHLVQILAEWTETFPYDFRDERVMQHVRTITQQCCAINPSIRTNVSSLSHNLFQRLSALEQYEKTLDLSSQPQDENCTDISEVCPVPAFLAQQLTHVELERLSFIGPEEFVQAFAKENPHLETSFKDMKKTHNLEQYVQWFNRLSYFVATQVCKYQKKKQRVRVVEYWIETGRECFNIGNFNSLMAIIAGLNMSPISRLKKTWNKIHSGKFAILEHQMDPSSNFSSYRSTLKAAMWRSHGAKDQRQRIVIPFFSLLVKDLYFLNQGCSNKLPNGHINFEKFWQLAKQVTEFMAWKQVTCPFEKDSKVISIMQHGPILNENALALASFECEPPENNQEKERCKTLKADSTAI from the exons ATGGATGACCCGGAAATCCAGGAGACAGTGGAATCGATCCTGGGCAAGGGGGCTAAAGTGGTCGATTGCGAGAAAAAGTCGTCCATCAAGGAAGAAGAAGTGCTGTTCATCAATGGAATGCCCGTAACTTTAGAAGGTAAAGACGGGTTGGCAATAAAGCAAGCATTAATTACTGGCCAGGTGCCGCCTTGTGATCTCCTAAATACTCTATTGATCAAAACCGGAATCCTGAAAGCTCCCGTCAAATTAGACACCTCATTGAGCGTCAAATCGACGACGGTGACCAAAGAGGAAGTCACCGTTTCGAGAGACGGAAAGGTCGTGGACGAGAGAAGTCGTGAGACGaaagagcaaaatttttataccagTGCGATCACGGAGGTGTACGAACCGATTAAAATTATACCGACCGCCGAGCTGGTGAACGGCAAGTATTCCAATCGGAAATTCAACGAAAACGGAAAATACTCAGACAATAACGGATACGAGACGGGAAGCGACGGAAAATTCGAATCTAGTTCGAGTGCGTCGAGCTGCGAATCCGAAGGACCGACCTACAAACCGAAAACTTGCCTGAGCAAGGACTCGGGACATCTCAGCAATTCGACGTCCACAAATAAAGTGGATTTTACCCCGAGTTCCGTGGATTCGTTCAGTTCTCTCGACGAGACGGATTTTTTAAGCGACCAATTCAGGAAGTGTACGCCGTTCAATGGTGGTAACGGTTATCGCAAGGATTTTACC ccTACAATATTTGGAACTGTAGCTTCCGACCTCACACCAAAAGACTGTTCAAATAGAAGG AGCTTGCCGCAAACGCCTCAAACTAAAAGTTTCTCCGCCGTGTACAACGGCGAGGCAGTTCAAGAAAACGCCACAGACATCGCCTTGCAGCAAGATAAC GCCTTGGTTTACCGTGATGGAAACTTGCTGTCTGGCTCCCTTGAAGCTTTAATTCAACATATGGTTCCGACTGACATATACTACCCAGATAGGGCATACTTATTTGCATTTCTATTGTCTTCACGCCTATTCATTAAGCCTCACGACTTACTTGCCAGAGTGCGAAGTTTATGCGAAACACAACAGGGTTTGGGAAGTGCCACTGGTGGAGGTTCACATCCTGGACAGGCCAGATTCGCAGAACATTTAGTACAAATACTTGCAGAATGGACTGAAACATTCCCCTACGACTTTAG GGATGAGAGAGTAATGCAGCATGTACGGACAATAACGCAGCAATGCTGTGCGATAAATCCCAGCATTCGTACGAACGTTTCGTCTCTCTCTCACAATCTTTTTCAGAGATTGAGTGCACTGGAACAGTACGAGAAGACTTTAGATTTGTCTTCACAACCGCAAGATGAAAACTGCACGGACATTTCGGAAGTCTGTCCGGTCCCAGCTTTCCTCGCACAACAACTCACCCACGTAGAACTCGAAAGGCTCTCGTTTATAGGCCCCGAAGAATTCGTACAAGCATTTGCGAAAGAAAATCCTCATTTAGAAACTTCTTTCAAGGACATGAAGAAGACGCACAATTTAGAACAATACGTGCAATGGTTCAACAGACTGAGTTATTTCGTAGCAACACAAGTTTGTAAA tatcaaaagaaaaaacaaagagttcGCGTGGTCGAATATTGGATCGAAACGGGGCGAGAATGCTTCAACATCGGAAATTTCAACAGTTTAATGGCAATTATAGCAGGTTTAAACATGTCTCCTATTTCAAGACTGAAGAAAACA tggAACAAGATTCATTCTGGAAAATTTGCCATCCTAGAACATCAAATGGACCCCAGTAGTAATTTCAGTAGCTACAGAAGCACCCTGAAGGCCGCGATGTGGCGCAGTCACGGTGCTAAAGATCAACGACAGAGAATCGTGATTCCTTTCTTCAGTTTATTGGTTAAAGATCTCTACTTCCTCAATCAAGGTTGTTCGAATAA GCTCCCGAACGGGcatataaattttgaaaagttttggcAGTTAGCAAAACAGGTCACAGAATTCATGGCCTGGAAACAGGTGACCTGTCCGTTTGAAAAGGATTCCAAAGTCATCTCGATCATGCAACACGGaccaattttaaatgaaaatgccCTCGCCCTTGCCAGCTTCGAATGCGAACCGCCCGAGAACAACCAAGAGAAGGAAAGATGCAAGACGCTGAAAGCAGACAGTACTGCTATCTAA
- the LOC138122458 gene encoding ras-GEF domain-containing family member 1B-like isoform X4: MDDPEIQETVESILGKGAKVVDCEKKSSIKEEEVLFINGMPVTLEGKDGLAIKQALITGQVPPCDLLNTLLIKTGILKAPVKLDTSLSVKSTTVTKEEVTVSRDGKVVDERSRETKEQNFYTSAITEVYEPIKIIPTAELVNGKYSNRKFNENGKYSDNNGYETGSDGKFESSSSASSCESEGPTYKPKTCLSKDSGHLSNSTSTNKVDFTPSSVDSFSSLDETDFLSDQFRKCTPFNGGNGYRKDFTPTIFGTVASDLTPKDCSNRRALVYRDGNLLSGSLEALIQHMVPTDIYYPDRAYLFAFLLSSRLFIKPHDLLARVRSLCETQQGLGSATGGGSHPGQARFAEHLVQILAEWTETFPYDFRDERVMQHVRTITQQCCAINPSIRTNVSSLSHNLFQRLSALEQYEKTLDLSSQPQDENCTDISEVCPVPAFLAQQLTHVELERLSFIGPEEFVQAFAKENPHLETSFKDMKKTHNLEQYVQWFNRLSYFVATQVCKYQKKKQRVRVVEYWIETGRECFNIGNFNSLMAIIAGLNMSPISRLKKTWNKIHSGKFAILEHQMDPSSNFSSYRSTLKAAMWRSHGAKDQRQRIVIPFFSLLVKDLYFLNQGCSNKLPNGHINFEKFWQLAKQVTEFMAWKQVTCPFEKDSKVISIMQHGPILNENALALASFECEPPENNQEKERCKTLKADSTAI; the protein is encoded by the exons ATGGATGACCCGGAAATCCAGGAGACAGTGGAATCGATCCTGGGCAAGGGGGCTAAAGTGGTCGATTGCGAGAAAAAGTCGTCCATCAAGGAAGAAGAAGTGCTGTTCATCAATGGAATGCCCGTAACTTTAGAAGGTAAAGACGGGTTGGCAATAAAGCAAGCATTAATTACTGGCCAGGTGCCGCCTTGTGATCTCCTAAATACTCTATTGATCAAAACCGGAATCCTGAAAGCTCCCGTCAAATTAGACACCTCATTGAGCGTCAAATCGACGACGGTGACCAAAGAGGAAGTCACCGTTTCGAGAGACGGAAAGGTCGTGGACGAGAGAAGTCGTGAGACGaaagagcaaaatttttataccagTGCGATCACGGAGGTGTACGAACCGATTAAAATTATACCGACCGCCGAGCTGGTGAACGGCAAGTATTCCAATCGGAAATTCAACGAAAACGGAAAATACTCAGACAATAACGGATACGAGACGGGAAGCGACGGAAAATTCGAATCTAGTTCGAGTGCGTCGAGCTGCGAATCCGAAGGACCGACCTACAAACCGAAAACTTGCCTGAGCAAGGACTCGGGACATCTCAGCAATTCGACGTCCACAAATAAAGTGGATTTTACCCCGAGTTCCGTGGATTCGTTCAGTTCTCTCGACGAGACGGATTTTTTAAGCGACCAATTCAGGAAGTGTACGCCGTTCAATGGTGGTAACGGTTATCGCAAGGATTTTACC ccTACAATATTTGGAACTGTAGCTTCCGACCTCACACCAAAAGACTGTTCAAATAGAAGG GCCTTGGTTTACCGTGATGGAAACTTGCTGTCTGGCTCCCTTGAAGCTTTAATTCAACATATGGTTCCGACTGACATATACTACCCAGATAGGGCATACTTATTTGCATTTCTATTGTCTTCACGCCTATTCATTAAGCCTCACGACTTACTTGCCAGAGTGCGAAGTTTATGCGAAACACAACAGGGTTTGGGAAGTGCCACTGGTGGAGGTTCACATCCTGGACAGGCCAGATTCGCAGAACATTTAGTACAAATACTTGCAGAATGGACTGAAACATTCCCCTACGACTTTAG GGATGAGAGAGTAATGCAGCATGTACGGACAATAACGCAGCAATGCTGTGCGATAAATCCCAGCATTCGTACGAACGTTTCGTCTCTCTCTCACAATCTTTTTCAGAGATTGAGTGCACTGGAACAGTACGAGAAGACTTTAGATTTGTCTTCACAACCGCAAGATGAAAACTGCACGGACATTTCGGAAGTCTGTCCGGTCCCAGCTTTCCTCGCACAACAACTCACCCACGTAGAACTCGAAAGGCTCTCGTTTATAGGCCCCGAAGAATTCGTACAAGCATTTGCGAAAGAAAATCCTCATTTAGAAACTTCTTTCAAGGACATGAAGAAGACGCACAATTTAGAACAATACGTGCAATGGTTCAACAGACTGAGTTATTTCGTAGCAACACAAGTTTGTAAA tatcaaaagaaaaaacaaagagttcGCGTGGTCGAATATTGGATCGAAACGGGGCGAGAATGCTTCAACATCGGAAATTTCAACAGTTTAATGGCAATTATAGCAGGTTTAAACATGTCTCCTATTTCAAGACTGAAGAAAACA tggAACAAGATTCATTCTGGAAAATTTGCCATCCTAGAACATCAAATGGACCCCAGTAGTAATTTCAGTAGCTACAGAAGCACCCTGAAGGCCGCGATGTGGCGCAGTCACGGTGCTAAAGATCAACGACAGAGAATCGTGATTCCTTTCTTCAGTTTATTGGTTAAAGATCTCTACTTCCTCAATCAAGGTTGTTCGAATAA GCTCCCGAACGGGcatataaattttgaaaagttttggcAGTTAGCAAAACAGGTCACAGAATTCATGGCCTGGAAACAGGTGACCTGTCCGTTTGAAAAGGATTCCAAAGTCATCTCGATCATGCAACACGGaccaattttaaatgaaaatgccCTCGCCCTTGCCAGCTTCGAATGCGAACCGCCCGAGAACAACCAAGAGAAGGAAAGATGCAAGACGCTGAAAGCAGACAGTACTGCTATCTAA
- the Tom40 gene encoding mitochondrial import receptor subunit TOM40 homolog 1 has translation MGNVHAYSAPAPPPPTPSASPYTKTETTTKGPSQEVENPGPLEEIHTKCKNIFPTNFEGARVMLTRGLSNHFQISHTINMSSITPSGYRFGATYVGTKQISPSEAYPILLGDIDPSGNLNATIIHQLCPRIQAKFGAQVQNSKFTVGQLTMNYKGSDYTASVTVANPDIIAGSGVMVLHYLQAVTPRLALGSELAYQKGPGIPGGEIALLSAAAKYTTENTQISGTLGVSGVHLCYYQKASSQLQIGVELEANPRMQESVASIGYQVDLPKSEVVFKGHVDSNWSVGAVLEKKLSPLPFTLALSGLINHNKNQFRLGVGILIG, from the exons atgggtAACGTACATGCTTATTCAGCACCAGCCCCGCCGCCACCAACTCCATCGGCTTCGCCGTATACGAAAACCGAAACGACCACCAAAGGGCCATCTCAAGAAGTAGAAAACCCGGGTCCGCTGGAAGAAATTCACACAAAATGCAAAA ATATATTCCCTACAAATTTCGAAGGAGCAAGAGTGATGCTTACGAGAGGTCTTAGCAATCATTTTCAAATCTCCCATACAATTAATATGAGTTCTATTACTCCGAGTGGGTACAGATTTGGGGCGACATACGTAGGAACTAAACAAATTTCGCCTAGTGAAGCTTACCCTATATTGTTAGGTGACATAGACCCTTCAGGAAACCTAAACGCCACAATTATTCACCAGTTGTGTCCCAGAATTCAAGCAAAATTTGGAGCACAA gtgcaaaattcaaaatttacagtTGGACAATTAACTATGAATTATAAAGGATCTGACTACACTGCCAGTGTAACAGTGGCAAACCCAGACATTATTGCCGGTTCAGGTGTAATGGTCTTGCATTATCTCCAAGCCGTCACACCCAGGCTAGCCCTGGGATCTGAACTTGCATACCAGAAAGGCCCAGGTATACCAGGTGGTGAAATCGCTCTCTTAAGTGCTGCAGCAAA GTACACAACAGAGAATACACAAATTTCAGGAACACTTGGCGTTTCAGGTGTACATTTATGCTATTACCAAAAAGCGAGCAGTCAGTTGCAGATAGGGGTAGAACTGGAAGCAAATCCTAGAATGCAGGAATCAGTGGCATCAATTGGGTATCAAGTTGATTTGCCAAAGAGCGAAGtggtatttaaagggcatgTAGACTCAAATTGGTCTGTTGGGGCTGTTTTAGAGAAGAAACTGAGTCCCCTGCCTTTCACATTGGCCCTCAGTGGGCTTATAAACCAtaacaaaaatcaatttagACTCGGTGTCGGCATACTTATTGGGTAA
- the Rbbp5 gene encoding retinoblastoma-binding protein 5 homolog, with amino-acid sequence MNLELLESFGQNYPEEFDGTLDSLSIAVTCAFNKRGTLLAVGCNDGRIVIWDFLTRGIAKVISAHVHPVCSISWSRSGYKIASASTDNTVCIWDILSGECEQKYRFPCPVLKVQFEPRSMERLLVCPMRHAAVLVDTNGGHKVLPIDDDGDLNISASFDRRGEHVYTGNAKGKVLVLDSRTLEVKASFRIILGTSSATAVKSIEFARRGDWFLINTADRVIRVYDSKEVLACGKDGEPEPIQKLQDLVNKTMWKKCCFSGDGEYICAGSARQHALYIWEKSIGNLVKILHGTKGELLLDVAWHPVRPIIASISSGVVSVWAQNQVENWSAFAPDFKELDENVEYDERESEFDITDEDKSVASGGDDKEDTDMEVDVCSVEPVPAFCSSDEENENTGCLQFLPIAPEIEDPEDAWTPADTNLPPTGQGTGPPPAKKKKYKSYDVALENTSDAEVHPLLSTKTKDKQVVGGKKAAGRPRK; translated from the exons atgAATTTGGAATTATTGG AATCTTTTGGACAAAACTACCCTGAAGAGTTTGATGGGACCTTAGATTCTCTCTCAATTGCTGTAACATGCGCGTTTAATAAACGAGGTACTCTACTTGCAGTAGGTTGCAATGACGGTCGGATTGTTATATGGGACTTTCTCACGAGAGGCATAGCTAAAGTAATATCAGCTCATGTTCATCCAGTATGTAGCATCAGTTGGTCAAGATCAGGGTATAAAATAGCATCAGCATCTACTGACAATACTGTTTGTATTTGGGATATATTATCAGGAGAATGTGAGCAAAAATATAGATTTCCATGTCCAGTTTTGAAAGTACAGTTTGAACCTAGAAGTATGGAAAGGTTACTTGTGTGCCCGATGAGACATGCAGCAGTTTTGGTTGACACAAATGGTGGCCATAAAGTTCTACCAATAGATGATGAT GGTGACTTAAATATTTCAGCATCATTTGATCGACGTGGTGAGCATGTTTATACCGGCAATGCTAAAGGAAAGGTGTTGGTGTTAGATTCACGGACTTTAGAAGTTAAAGCCAGTTTTAGGATAATTTTGGGAACCTCAAGTGCCACAGCTGTTAAGAGTATTGAATTTGCTAGAAGAGGAGA TtggtttttaataaacacaGCTGATAGAGTTATTCGAGTTTACGACAGCAAAGAAGTTCTAGCTTGTGGGAAAGATGGAGAACCAGAACCTATACAGAAGTTGCAGGACTTAGTTAACAA GACAATGTGGAAAAAGTGTTGTTTTTCAGGTGATGGAGAATACATTTGTGCAGGTTCTGCCAGACAACATGCACTGTATATTTGGGAAAAATCAATTGGTAATTTAGTGAAAATTCTGCATGGTACTAAAGGTGAACTTCTCTTAGATGTTGCGTGGCATCCAGTTAGACCAATCATTGCTAGCATTTCCTCAG GTGTTGTGAGTGTTTGGGCGCAAAATCAGGTTGAAAACTGGTCTGCTTTTGCACCAGACTTTAAAGAACTTGAtgaaaatgttgaatatgatgaGCGAGAAAGTGAGTTTGACATAACGGATGAAGATAAATCTGTTGCTAGTGGTGGTGATGACAAAGAGGACACAGATATGGAAGTTGATGTGTGTTCTGTAGAGCCTGTTCCAGCCTTCTGCAGTTCTGACGAGGAAAATGAAAATACAGGTTGCCTCCAATTTTTACCGATAGCACCAGAA ATTGAAGATCCTGAGGATGCGTGGACACCTGCTGATACAAATTTACCACCAACGGGACAAGGAACAGGGCCACCACctgcaaaaaagaaaaaatataaatcttaCGACGTTGCTCTAGAAAACACAAGTGATGCAG AAGTACACCCATTACTCAGCACCAAAACAAAAGACAAACAAGTTGTTGGTGGAAAGAAGGCGGCGGGGCGACCTAGAAAATAA
- the LOC138122460 gene encoding probable ribosome production factor 1 produces the protein MSSSKEHVETEDVKETIKNEIKPSKSGSVLFPNENKYSHIKNKLVRSKQYQKAKKEQKKAKKIAKKARKTEDAPKKVPHTLESLRVKDETTVEDVNSEENVLVQNDFDNDEFSGYYQQIYEPKVLITYADNPMKKTRIFGRELTRIIPNSTSLYRNRSGVKKIVKSAIKENFTDILIINENRKEPDGLLVIHLPDGPTAHFKVSNVRITTELRKNHKEITEHRPEVILNNFTTRLGLTVGRMLGALFHYNPEFEGRRAVTFHNQRDYIFFRHYRYGIDGDGKKARLKELGPRFTLKLRSLQKGTFDSKYGQYEWIIDGRRHAMETSRRKFNL, from the exons atgtctTCTTCAAAAGAGCACGTGGAAACCGAAGACGTTAAAGAAACGATAAAAAATGAGATAAAACCATCCAAAAGCGGATCAGTTCTGTTtccaaatgaaaataaatactctcatatcaaaaataaattagtgaGAAGCAAACAGTATCAGAAAGCAAAAAAGGAACAGAAGAAG GCAAAGAAAATAGCTAAAAAGGCACGCAAAACAGAAGACGCGCCCAAGAAAGTACCACACACTCTTGAAAGTTTGAGAGTAAAAGATGAAACAACAGTTGAAGATGTTAACTCTGAAGAAAATGTGTTGGTTCAGAATGATTTTGACAATGATGAATTTAGTGGATATTACCAGCAAATATATGAGCCTAAAGTTCTTATCACATATGCAGACAATCCCATGAAG AAAACACGGATATTTGGTAGAGAATTAACAAGGATCATTCCAAATTCTACTTCTTTGTATAGAAATCGGTCaggtgttaaaaaaattgtaaaaagcgCAATTAAAGAAAACTTCACTGATATactaataattaatgaaaaccGCAAAGAACCAGATGGATTGCTGGTCATTCACTTGCCTGATGGTCCTACAGCTCATTTTAAAGTTAGCAATGTAAGGATTACAACAGAACTGAGAAAAAATCATAAGGAAATAACAGAGCATAGACCAGAAgtcattttaaataattttactaCGAGGTTAGGGTTAACAGTAGGTAGAATGTTGGGGGCGCTTTTCCATTACAATCCAGAGTTTGAGGGACGAAGAGCTGTGACATTTCATAATCAAAGAGATTATATTTTCTTCCGCCATTATAG aTATGGGATTGATGGTGATGGAAAAAAAGCTAGATTAAAGGAACTGGGACCTagatttactttaaaattacgATCACTTCAAAAAGGAACATTTGACAGTAAGTATGGACAGTATGAATGGATCATAGATGGCAGAAGACATGCAATGGAAACTAGCAGAAGGAAGttcaatttgtaa
- the LOC138127817 gene encoding DNA ligase 1-like, whose translation MFIFESEGDRKNRSRLRGFKGFDFDENSKEFETKLEYVVETLQVRELISIINLLCLDTDGDKHDLSTKICCHLMNLSMLEKNEVNEDDEDDKDDDEDDKDDAEQYDVVTASKKKNTLLSEFSTRLNSAHLHKMLSSRKIQKKETVQEYFLIMKELASRGNVEDNALIQYTIDSITDDASNKIILDGANNLKKFKRKLQIFESLRENSMKLFKTKKEPEIKEEVMKKQDMKYKKEEGKSQVQREGNEVLYKCNNYGHRAKECNEDNKQKKQSEIEKKSSPTIYLSNSLQDEKPPENHEICNREVTDRVNSRNFKNLKLCGTDFEALIDTESDVNLIKASSFLKIGAPRFEETPLTLTGLGNGKVETLGKFSTKINIDNCELVTEIHIVSDEAISIGVMVTEDVTEMKETNLLNDEKKVQKRIAAEDENTTEENYALPEGEVSKKEMNCAKKRNNRLRRSRRKTSRITIGNAKWQENINLETKLPSKEPNLRLVPKYCPNI comes from the exons atgtttattttcgaatCAGAAGGTGATCGAAAAAACAGATCAAGGCTGCGCGGATTCAAAGGATTCGATTTCGACGAAAATTCTAAAGAATTTGAGACCAAACTAGAATACGTAGTTGAAACTTTGCAAGTAAGAGAGTTGATTTCTATTATTAATCTTCTCTGTCTCGACACTGATGGTGACAAACACGATCTATCGACAAAAATTTGCTGCCACTTAATGAACCTTAGCATGTTGGagaaaaatgaagtaaatgaaGACGACGAAGATGATAAAGATGATGATGAAGACGATAAAGACGATGCAGAGCAATATGACGTGGTAACAGcttcaaagaagaaaaata CTTTGTTGTCTGAATTCTCAACTCGACTCAATAGCGCACATTTACATAAGATGTTATCGTCAAGAAAAATTCAGAAGAAAGAAACTGTTcaggaatattttttgattatgAAAGAACTGGCCTCAAGAGGTAATGTAGAAGATAATGCACTTATCCAATATACTATTGATAGCATCACCGACGACGCgagtaacaaaattattctcGACGGAGCTAATAActtaaaaaagtttaaaagaaaacttcaaattTTCGAATCGTTGAGAGAAAATTCAATGAAGCTGTTTAAAACTAAGAAAGAACCGGAGATTAAAGAAGAAGTAATGAAAAAGCAAGatatgaaatataaaaaagaagaagGCAA ATCGCAAGTTCAAAGAGAAGGGAACGAAGTGctttataaatgtaataattatGGACATCGTGCAAAAGAATGCAACGAAGATAATAAACAGAAGAAACAAAGCGAAATTGAAAAGAAATCATCGCCAACAATCTATTTGTCAAATTCATTGCAAGACGAAAAACCGCCTGAAAATCATGAAATATGCAACAGAGAGGTAACAGATCGAGTAAATtcaagaaatttcaaaaatttaaaactttgtGGTACAGATTTTGAAGCTCTAATCGATACTGAAAGTGacgttaatttaattaaggcAAGTTCGTTTTTGAAAATAGGTGCACCACGCTTTGAAGAAACTCCACTTACACTCACTGGTTTAGGAAATGGAAAGGTAGAGACACTTGGAAAGTTTtcgacaaaaataaacattgatAATTGCGAACTTGTGACCGAAATTCACATTGTATCAGATGAAGCAATCTCCATAG GAGTGATGGTAACTGAAGATGTAAccgaaatgaaagaaacaaaCTTACTGAATGATGAAAAGAAAGTACAAAAGAGAATCGCAGCAGAAGATGAGAATACAACAGAGGAAAATTATGCATTACCAGAAGGTGAAGTTTCGAAGAAAGAGATGAACTGCGCAAAGAAGCGAAACAACAGATTAAGAAGATCCAGGAGGAAAACATCAAGAATTACAATAGGAAACGCAAAATGGCAAGAGAATATAAACCTGGAGACCAAGTTGCCATCAAAAGAACCCAATTTAAGACTAGTGCCAAAATACTGCCCAAATATTTAG